In Sciurus carolinensis chromosome 8, mSciCar1.2, whole genome shotgun sequence, the genomic stretch gacagaaggatcacaaattcaaggccagcctgggcaacttagcaaacccctgtctcaaaataaaagctggATGTGGTATGGCacatctgtattcccagtgatttgggaggttgaagcaggaggctcacaagttcaagggcagcctcagctatttagcaagaccctgtctcaaaataaaaagggctagggatatagcccAGCAGAAAGTGCCTCTGGgatcaatccttagtaccacacacacacacacacacacacacacacacacacaaataaatgaataaaaaataaagggttggAAATGTAGCGGTAGAGTGTTGGTCCAACATGGgtgaaatcctgggttcaatctccagtattgaagaaaaaaaaaaataaaggactagccaggcatagtgacacacctgttatcccaacactcaggaggctgaggtggggagACTGCTTTGAGCCctggagttcaagaccagcctaggcaaccagaagacttcattaaaaaaaaaaaagacaaattatataTTGGACCACATTTTTCTTAGGAGAAGCACTAttgttaaatgtaaatatatcttTTAATGTGAAAAGCCTTAACATTTCCTTTATCAACAACTTCACATTTATCCATGATGTAATGTCaaatatacctgtaatcccaaaaatgattcttttaaggaaaaaacattCAGATCAAACACATCATTAAGGAAAAACACTTATGCTAAGTGAACTCCACTGGGACAAAAaccattatttttcatattttttaattcccCAGTTACTTACAAGattcttagaataaaatttcTCAGTTAACAAATAGCATAATTGATTTATTAATTGAATTACCAACTATGGAGCTGCCTGATAAGAGTATAAAATAATGGATAATTCATCAGAAACTGGCTTctagatattaattttaattactctgaaacaaaatttaataacaaATGTTTAACAAGCACCCATTATAACTGCTAAACTGTGAAATTATCATTATTGGTATCTGATCAGCTATACAAAActcactaatttttcttttgacaaaagGTAGTAGAAATCCCAAAGAATAGGGGAGAGGCGACTAATTAAAGGTCATGTTTGCTAATCTAGCACCATAATTCCAGTCAGCTGGAAGGAAGGCAGGGGAAGAGTCGAGGCTGTTGGACATATAAAGGGAAGTTCTTAACTTATGGCCCCACTTTTGCTCTGAGGCAACACGGGATCTATCAAAGAAGAAAACTGCTGTGGCTGGAGATGAAAACAAAAGCTTTGGGATCAGATGGTGCAGGAGGCCCCTCAGGAACGGCAGAATCAGGGTATCCAGAATGTAGTGCTGGAGTGGGCCTCAGGAACTAGGGGGCTTCTTCTTAGCTTCCAAGTCCTTTTTAATCTCTTCCAGTTTTTTAGCCAAGTTTggtatctttaaaaagaaaagggattaTTGTAAGGATTATTACACTTACCCAATTAACATTCTTTTACTTCTCTTCCTCCAAGgacagttctagaagtttttattttcctatgaaGGAGACCTGCTCAATAGTGGTATTTCTTAGACTCATTAACTATATATAAAAGGTATCAGAGGTTG encodes the following:
- the Stmp1 gene encoding short transmembrane mitochondrial protein 1; the encoded protein is MLQFLLGFTFGNVVGMYLAQNYDIPNLAKKLEEIKKDLEAKKKPPSS